Genomic DNA from Pirellulales bacterium:
TACCACACTTCAACGAAATGGAAGGCGCAGGCGTTCGATTCATTTGAGTTGCCTTTGAGTGACGACTTCTTGACGGCAGATCCGCGGAAAGGCCACCCCACCTGACCACGGACTCATCCCCATCAACGCAGACAACCAACGAAATTCAACAAAACCATGCGACAGCATCAATTCATCCGTGGCCTGGTAATGATTCTGCTTTTCGGCGGCATCATCTTTGTGCCGGCCCGATTGCACGCGGTTACAATTCAATATCAAAACCTAACGCTCGGCCCTAGCGGCGCCCTGATCGGCGGCCTCGGAGACGTCTTCAACGTCCGTGGAAACCTGATCGATAACAGCGCCCAAAACACTTTTTGGGACACGCATTTATCGCGGGTGGGCTTCAATGCCGCGGGCTCGCATCAATTGACTTGGACTGCGACCGAGCAGGGGCGTGGAAACGCGGGCTTCATCAATAACTTCGCGGTCGGCATTTTTGTCGTGCCGAGCGGCGCATCGCTCACAACATCTGGCGGAGGCGCTCTGTACACTCGAGTCCTCGTCTTGGGCGACGGAATCTCCCAGCTCAACTCGATCACCGGCTCGTCGCTGAACATCCATTACAACCCCGGGTCGCCACAGAACGCCTATCTCAATTTCCAAACGTATACCCTTCCCAACGGATCCATGCTCTCGCCCGCTGCGGCGCCGGCGGATTTCAATGCAGTCTGGAACGGAACGACGGGCAATTGGAGCGACGCGACGAAGTGGTCCGGCAATGTAAGCCCCCTCAATCCTTCAAATTCAGTCACCTTGTACGACGCCTCGATCAACGGCGGGACGGTGACGCTCGATCAAACGATCGGCTACATCCAGAAGCTCAATCTCGGCAGCGGCGGCACTCTGACTGGGCCCAACAGCCTGACGCCTTGGGATACATTCACCTGGGGCACGGCCGGCAACAATAATCCGTCAATGATCGGCGGCGGCGCCATCGTCAATGCGAATGGAGACATAACGATCGTCGGCGACTCCGCCCGCAACCTCGACAATGCCACGATCAACAACCATGCGGGCTATATCGCCACGTGGGCTGCCGGAAACAGCGACTTGAATTTCTCCAACAACGCGGTGTTCAACAACAATGGCGCCTTCATCGCGCAGAACAACCGCGGACTTGGCCACAACGGGGGGACGGGAACGTTTAACAACTACGGCACGTTCACGAAGAGCACCGGCACGGGCACCACCCACGTCGGCTCGGCGAACTTCGTGTTCAACGATCCCGGCTCGATCAGCGTGCAAACCGGCACGCTCGAATTCGACGCACGGCTTTCGGGGCCGGCAACGGGTTCGGTGTCAATCTCCAACGGCGCGGGCTTCGTGCTGGCCGACGGCGTCACGACGTTCGCCGGGGGCATTTCCAACGCCGGCGCACTGAATGTTGGCGACGCGATCGGTGCAACGAGCAGCGCCGTGTTTCGCCTGCAGGTCAATAACCAAATCAGCAATTCGTCCTTCCTCACTGTCAAGAGCGACGGCCTGCTCGATCTGAACGGCCTTAGCGAGAGCGTGGACGCATTGGTCATCAACAGCGGCAACGTATCCATCGGCACTGGCACTTTGATTCCGTCCAGTCTGACCATGACCGGCGGCATAATCAGCGGCACGGGCAGCGGCAAGGTGCAACTCACCAGCGGCGTCACTGCCGTTTCCGATGCTGGAAGCAATACCGCGGCTATCACCGCGGCGGTTGACCTCAACGGCGCAACCCGCACCTTCACGATCAACCACGGTCCCGCCGCCACTGATTTGCTCGTCTCGGGCAACATGGTCAATGGTGGTGTGACGAAAGGCGGCGTGGGTGCGATGACGCTCCGCGGTGCCAACACATACGCGGGCGGCACGACGGTCACTCAGGGCGTACTGAACATCAATAGCCCGAATGCCCTTGGCACCGGCGCGTTCACGGTAAACGGCGTCTCGACGATCGACAATACCAGCGGCGCGGCCATCACCCTCGCGACCAACAACCTCCAAGTCTGGGCCTCGAATTTCACCTTCGCGGGCACACAAAGCATCAACTTCGGCACCGGCACGGTGACGCTGAACGCCAATCCGACTGTCACCGTTTCGGCAAACACGCTAAGGGTTGGCGTCATCGGCAATGGCACGGGCAATAGCCTTACTAAAGCAGGAGACGGCACGATGCTGCTGTTCGGCGGGGCGGCTTACACGGGGACGACGTCTGCCAATGCAGGGACACTCATTGTCAGTTCCGGTTCCTTCGACAGCAGCGCCACGACCATCGCGGCGACGGCGACGATGAACTTCGTTAGCGGTGCTAACGCCGGCAACGGGACGTTTACTAACAACGCCTCCACACTGGGTACGGTTGTCCCGGGGCTGATTCAATTCTTTGATGCCAATACCACCGCGGCCAGCGGCCATTACACCAATCAAGGTGGCCTTGGCGTCACGACCAGCAGTTCCACCGGCGGCAACGGCGCCCAAATGATCTTCAGTAGCGGGACCACAGCCGGCAACGCCACAATCACGAACCAGGGCGCGACGCTGCGCGGCGCGTTCAGCGGCGGCCAGACGCTGTTCAATGCCGGCTCGACGGCCGGCAATGCCACCATCACGGCCAACGGCGGCAACGATGGCCAAAGCGGTGGTCCGGCTCCCGGAGGACTGACGCTGTTCAGCGGTGACGCCACCGCAGGCAACTCCACGCTCATCAGCACCGGCGGCACTTTTGGCGGCGTGTCGGGTTCGACGCGGTTCAAAGACACCGCCCGCGCCGGCTCGGCGACGATTACGATCAATAATGGCGTGGCCAATAATAACGGAACGTTCAACGACTTCTTTGACCATTCGACCGCCGACTCGGCGCACATCACCGCCAACAGCGGCACGGCGCTGGGGTTTCACGACAGCGCTACCGGCGGCAGTGCCACACTGCTCGCCACCGGCGGGCCTTCGTTCGCCCCTGCTGGCAGCGAGATCGATTTTTACAACACCTCAACGGCCGGCAACGCCAATGTCACGGCGGCGAGCAACACCGGCGTCGGCGGCTTGCTCAAGTTCCACGACAACTCCGACGCCGGTCACGGTATCTTCACCACCGCCACCATCGGCAACGCCGTCGGTTCGACACAGTTTTTCGATTCGTCCAGTGCCGCCAACGGCGTTTTCACCACGAACGGTGGGACCGCCGGCCAGAGCGCGCCTGGCGCTTTCATCCAGTTCCATAACAACTCGACCGCTGGCTCGGGCGCGTTCACCAATAACGGCACCGCCTCCTTCCAGGCGAACGGAGCTGAAATGGATTTCGTCGATACGTCGACCGCCGGCAATGCCATGGTCACCAACGTCGGCGCGCCTGACAACGGCAACGGCGGGATCACGGTGTTCTCCAATTCCTCTCGCGCCGGCACCGCGACGTTCACCAATACCGGCGCCACCGCGGCCACCAACGGCAATAACGGCGGCGGATACACTGTCTTCAACGCCGGCACAACGGCCGATCACGCGACTTTCATCAATAACGGCAGTTCGTTCAACAACGCGACGCGCACCTCCGGCCACACGATCTTCAATGCCGGCTCGACCGCCGACCATGGCACATTCATCGCCAACGGGTCGCCGACGAACACCGGCGTCGCCGGCGAGGTCGACTTGGTTAACGGCGCGACCGCCGGCAACGGAATGTTCACCATCAACCCGGGCATCGTCAGCGGCGCCAGTGGCGGACTGGTGGATTTGAGTCTCGGCGGCTCCTCGGGCGCTAACGCGACGTTCACCAATAACGGCGGCACGGTCAGCGGCGCGAGTGGCGGGGTCACCATCTTTGCCGCGAACACCACCGCCGGCAGCGCCCTCGTCACGGCCAATGGCGGGACATCGGCCGGTGCCGGCGGCTCGACCATCGGCTTCTTCGGCAATCCTGACCCGGCCAACTCCACACTCGTCGCCAATGGAGGAACCAATGGCGGCGCGGGGGGATTGATCTTGTTCATCGCCTCGCCGCAATCCGGACAGTTCTTTCCCGCCAGCCTGGTGCGCATTGTTGCCAACGCCGGGGGGACGTTTGACAGCAGCGGCGCGGGTGAGCCGCTCACCGTCGGGTCGATTGAAGGTGCAGGGCAATTCCTGCTCGGCGGCGGGACGCTCATCACCGGCGCTCTCAACACCGACACCACTGTCTCGGGCATCATCGCCAATGGCGGCAGCCAGGGCGGCAGTAACGGCAAACTCACCAAGGCCGGGACCGGCAAGCTTTCTCTCACCGGCGCCAATGCCTACACCGGCGCAACCACCGTCATCGCCGGCACCCTGCAATCCGCGAACAACGGCGCGCTCGCCACGACCTCTTCGGTCGCCGTGAACAACGCTGGCTCGATGCTCGCGGTCAATTACGGGGGCAGCACCGACTATACCCAGACCCAGGTGGCCACGCTGCTGGGTAAGACGACATTTGGCGCTCGAAGTACGGCCTTTGGTTTCGATACCAACAATGCCAGCGGAGCGGTGACCTACGGCAATGGAATCGCGATAGCGGCCGGCGTCACCAAGCTTGGCCCGGGCACGCTGATCCTCTCTGGCGCCAACACCTATTCCGGCGGCACGACTGTCTTGAGCGGCACGCTCAAGTTCAATATCAACACGGGCGCGGCGACAATCGGATCGGGAGTCACCGCTACGGTCGCCTCTGGGGCTACGCTCGAACTCGCCGGCTCGGTGTCGGCGCTGGGCACGGCCGGGGGCAATCGCGCGCATATCGTGAACGACAGCACTTCCTCCGGCGTCGTTGTCTCCGGCACGAATCAGGTCGTTGGGGGCATCGACGGCTCGGGGAGCACGCAAGTCAATGCCGGCAGCGACCTAACGGCCAACCACGTCGTTCAAACGGCGCTCGTGATCGGCGGAACAGCCGCAAGCCCGGGGCTTATGACCATCGACGCCAGCGACGCCTCGGGCAATCCGCTGGGTCAGTCGAGCGGATTTGTCTTGGCCAACTCGCTGAGGCCCAGCGGCCCGTTCGGAGCGCCCGACGTGAGTACCGCAAGCACGATCCCCGTCGCGGCCGACAGCGCCGATTTGGCTGTCGTGGCACTGGGGAAATCCGTCGGCAGCGGCGATCCTGCGCCGGTTCCCGAACCATCCACGCTGCTGCTGGCGTTCCTTGCGGTTTTGGGTGCAGTTAGCACCCAGTTCGCGCGACACCAATTCCGATGTCAAACAGCCTGATCCTCTTGGCCGCAGCCGTCATGCTCTGCTTTTGGGTTGTTGGCTAGGCGCTCGACGCGGCATTCCTGCCATCAGTCTAACTCGCGGCGGTCCGCCCGACCGACGCAAGTTAGCCGTTGCAGCCCGCTGCCCGCCACGGCAGATTCCGTGGCGGGCTTCTCCGTCTCCTTCATTAAGCAACGGCTAACTGCGGCTGCTCCTCCACGCCGAACTCGCCCTGGAATCTCAGCCAACTTTCTCGTAACCAAAGCCTCAATTGGGAAATCCGCGCTGCCGACACACCGAACTTCGTCGCCGCGGCCTTCGTCGACTCTCCGCTGGCCAGCGTGAGCGCGATCCTCCTCCGCTGTCTGGGCAGCAGCCGAAGCCAACTGGCAAAGTCCAGTCTCGTGGCGGCGATCTCCGCAGGTCCAGCCTTTCGATCTTCGAGCAAGACCTCCTTCCATTCCTCGTCGTGATCGTCGATCTGGACTAACCGCTGAACATGAAATCCATGTTTTCGCTGGGCGTGACGCGACAAGAGATCGAAACTGTTCAGACGGCTCCCCGCCTGTCTTCCAGAGCGAACCTGCCTGATGCTGTACGTGGCCAAGACGGTCGCGAAGCAAACATCGAGCTTGCCGCGGTCCGCCAATCGCCTGATTGCGACCCAGGCCAAGGCGATCGTTTCCTGAATCGCTTCTTGCCGAGACTCCAGCGACAGATTGCGAAACTCCACGCGCGCGCAACGGACGATGCTCGGCAGCATGGCCACGAACTTCTCCTGCAGAAGTCCATCGCGGCTTTCGGTGTCCGTCTTTTCAATTGCGATCATGGGACGATCTCCTGTTGGAATGAGACCGCCCCCTGCCGGGGCGGTCGTGTTGGGAAACACAACCGCCCCGCACCACGCGAGGCGACAACGTGAACTTCAGACGTATCTCAGCGGAGTGACACGAGGCATCGACCTACGATGCGCTGTCTGTCATTTCGGCGATGATCTGCAACCAGCCGCGGATTTCTCCGGCTAGATTGCGCTCGGCGAATCGAGCAACGGTCATCCGCTCGACTGTCAGTGTGTTGAGCCAGGACTTGACCCGATTTCGCAGGCGCCTGCGGCTTCGCGCTGGCAGGTCGATCCAGCGGTCGTCGGGATGATTCCGCAGATAGCACTGCTCCGCGACACGATCGGCGACATCATCGCCGTCAGAAAAGCGCACGTCGATGCCGCGAGCCTCAAGAATGGCATCGGGATGTAAATAATTCTCTAGACTCCGCTTGGACATAACTTCAGCCCGGCAGCCGATCCTTAGATTGACGACACGAGCCATTTCGAGGCGAACCTCGGTGGCCGGCGTGTCCTCGCGGTCATATAGGTGGAATTCAGGCCGGCCGAGTTCAGCGAGCCGGAAAGCCCAACCTCGCACATCGCCGCAGAACGGGACAAATACGATTTGTCCGCATCGCTCGAGGTTGCTCAGTTCCGGCAGCTTGTTGTCGTCGAGCCTCAGAACTGCGGCCGCTCTCTGCAGGAACTGGATATCATGGTGCCCTTCGAGGACAACCAGCACCGGGCGATTCCGGTGTGCGGCAGAGTGAGGTTGCAGCGCGCCCCTACCACTGGCAAGGGTTGAGGGAGGACGCCTCAGCGCTTTCAAAATGCGATGAATCAAATTGGCACGTTTAGCCATAATGAGTCTCCGACTGTGGATTGCTTGATTGGGAAACGTCGTCCAGAAGAGGCCGTAATTCGGGCCCAGCGACGATGAAGATGAGAGCGGTGGCTCGAAGACCGCGTGCGCTCGCAGACAACGGCGGCGAGCGTCGGGAGAGTCCTCGGACGACGACTCAGCTCGCGAACAGCCGCACCAGCTAACCTGAACGAGAACTGCTTCGTTGAATCAGACAATTCGAGATGCGCGTATCAGAGTTTCTTTCTTGGCGTGTAATGATCGATATTTGCGGGCGATGGTGGCGGCGGATTGACACCGACCCCAGGCATTAGTCCTTGTTCACGTCGAAGTCGGCGGACCACGTCACGGGCCAGTAACCGCAGGAGTTGGTCGAGCGCGTCCTCGACGCGTGAACTGTCTTCGATAGATGATCTTGATTCGATGCGACGTGAATCGTTCTGTGACATTTGAAATCCCTCGTTTATGAAACTGGATCGGCTCTTGCGCAAAAAAAAGCCACACATCGCAACAGGCGATGCGTAGCCCAATGGAAGAGGATTTGCGATCCGCGCGCCAGATCGGTGATTACCAGGGTTCGATCGGAAAACCGGGTAGCGGAGTAAAGTTATACCGCGGATGCAGATGTCGTCGCAGCTTGGGGTAGTTTAACGGCGGCTCCCGTAGCGGAACGAAGGGATCGGTGATT
This window encodes:
- a CDS encoding autotransporter-associated beta strand repeat-containing protein — translated: MRQHQFIRGLVMILLFGGIIFVPARLHAVTIQYQNLTLGPSGALIGGLGDVFNVRGNLIDNSAQNTFWDTHLSRVGFNAAGSHQLTWTATEQGRGNAGFINNFAVGIFVVPSGASLTTSGGGALYTRVLVLGDGISQLNSITGSSLNIHYNPGSPQNAYLNFQTYTLPNGSMLSPAAAPADFNAVWNGTTGNWSDATKWSGNVSPLNPSNSVTLYDASINGGTVTLDQTIGYIQKLNLGSGGTLTGPNSLTPWDTFTWGTAGNNNPSMIGGGAIVNANGDITIVGDSARNLDNATINNHAGYIATWAAGNSDLNFSNNAVFNNNGAFIAQNNRGLGHNGGTGTFNNYGTFTKSTGTGTTHVGSANFVFNDPGSISVQTGTLEFDARLSGPATGSVSISNGAGFVLADGVTTFAGGISNAGALNVGDAIGATSSAVFRLQVNNQISNSSFLTVKSDGLLDLNGLSESVDALVINSGNVSIGTGTLIPSSLTMTGGIISGTGSGKVQLTSGVTAVSDAGSNTAAITAAVDLNGATRTFTINHGPAATDLLVSGNMVNGGVTKGGVGAMTLRGANTYAGGTTVTQGVLNINSPNALGTGAFTVNGVSTIDNTSGAAITLATNNLQVWASNFTFAGTQSINFGTGTVTLNANPTVTVSANTLRVGVIGNGTGNSLTKAGDGTMLLFGGAAYTGTTSANAGTLIVSSGSFDSSATTIAATATMNFVSGANAGNGTFTNNASTLGTVVPGLIQFFDANTTAASGHYTNQGGLGVTTSSSTGGNGAQMIFSSGTTAGNATITNQGATLRGAFSGGQTLFNAGSTAGNATITANGGNDGQSGGPAPGGLTLFSGDATAGNSTLISTGGTFGGVSGSTRFKDTARAGSATITINNGVANNNGTFNDFFDHSTADSAHITANSGTALGFHDSATGGSATLLATGGPSFAPAGSEIDFYNTSTAGNANVTAASNTGVGGLLKFHDNSDAGHGIFTTATIGNAVGSTQFFDSSSAANGVFTTNGGTAGQSAPGAFIQFHNNSTAGSGAFTNNGTASFQANGAEMDFVDTSTAGNAMVTNVGAPDNGNGGITVFSNSSRAGTATFTNTGATAATNGNNGGGYTVFNAGTTADHATFINNGSSFNNATRTSGHTIFNAGSTADHGTFIANGSPTNTGVAGEVDLVNGATAGNGMFTINPGIVSGASGGLVDLSLGGSSGANATFTNNGGTVSGASGGVTIFAANTTAGSALVTANGGTSAGAGGSTIGFFGNPDPANSTLVANGGTNGGAGGLILFIASPQSGQFFPASLVRIVANAGGTFDSSGAGEPLTVGSIEGAGQFLLGGGTLITGALNTDTTVSGIIANGGSQGGSNGKLTKAGTGKLSLTGANAYTGATTVIAGTLQSANNGALATTSSVAVNNAGSMLAVNYGGSTDYTQTQVATLLGKTTFGARSTAFGFDTNNASGAVTYGNGIAIAAGVTKLGPGTLILSGANTYSGGTTVLSGTLKFNINTGAATIGSGVTATVASGATLELAGSVSALGTAGGNRAHIVNDSTSSGVVVSGTNQVVGGIDGSGSTQVNAGSDLTANHVVQTALVIGGTAASPGLMTIDASDASGNPLGQSSGFVLANSLRPSGPFGAPDVSTASTIPVAADSADLAVVALGKSVGSGDPAPVPEPSTLLLAFLAVLGAVSTQFARHQFRCQTA
- a CDS encoding ATP-dependent endonuclease, coding for MLVVLEGHHDIQFLQRAAAVLRLDDNKLPELSNLERCGQIVFVPFCGDVRGWAFRLAELGRPEFHLYDREDTPATEVRLEMARVVNLRIGCRAEVMSKRSLENYLHPDAILEARGIDVRFSDGDDVADRVAEQCYLRNHPDDRWIDLPARSRRRLRNRVKSWLNTLTVERMTVARFAERNLAGEIRGWLQIIAEMTDSAS